In Pleurocapsa sp. PCC 7319, the following are encoded in one genomic region:
- a CDS encoding DNA-directed RNA polymerase subunit beta': protein MKFYNHIVDKGRLKKLMTLSYTEYGSARSATMADLLKEMGFRYATVAGVSISVDDLKVPPIKAELLEAAEVEIRETEDRYARGEITEVERFQKVIDTWNSTSENLKDEVVTNFRATDPLNSVYMMAFSGARGNLSQVRQLVGMRGLMADPQGEIIDLPIKTNFREGLTVTEYIISSYGARKGLVDTALRTADSGYLTRRLVDVSQDVIVREVDCGTQRGITLSAMKDGDRTLIPLSDRLLGRVLGEDVVDKKTKEVIAPRNQHINRELAKELGDRVDTVMVRSPLTCEAARSVCQNCYGWSLAHGHMVDMGEAVGIIAAQSIGEPGTQLTMRTFHTGGVFTGEVARQIRAKADGKVKFGTGLTTRQIRTRHGDVREQVETVGDIQLIPNKGKTVSTALTAGSLVYVKDGEEVKKGQLLVEVAKVKVQKSTEKAAKDVTSDLAGEVVFADLIPEDKKDRQGNTTRIAQRAGLLWILSGEVYNLLPGAEASVKNGDKVNPGDILAQTRLTAANGGVVRMSPDSREIEIVTASVSLDQAKVRIESDGGREQYIIYTADNRKFLLKATPGTKVQNNQIVAELIDDRYRTETGGIIKYGGLTIGKGNRKQGYEIEKGGSLLWIPEESHEVNKDISLLIVEDGEYVEAGAEVVKDVFCQSSGIAEVVQKNDILREIIIKPGEIHQLDDPKSDWHEQLIQPGTEVLPGVTVEELRYGEVVETTEGPALILRPVKEFEVADEPSIPSQASINQDDGRQIELRSVQRIFYKDGERVKSVSSLSLLSTQLVLEIDTTEESDVIANLSADIELQPDDDDSDTKRLQMVILESLVLRRDTDVDPHSGQIQTRVLVKDGQEITKGATIARTEIQCKSSGEVQGIQEGSEAIRRILVVRDSDLITHELDVAQNDCNCKEGDLLVSGSEIAPGVRTEQSGRVVEITEKAEGKTRIILRHTRPYRVSQGAVLHIDHGDLVQRGDNLVLLVFERSKTGDIIQGLPRIEELLEARKPKEACVLSRSSGVCQVVYEENETVDIKIIEDDGVVSDYPIKPGQNAIVSDGQVVEAGEPLTDGPANPHEILETYFNYHLPEKGCYEASLIGLQKAQLFLVRQVQSVYQSQGIDISDKHIEVIVRQMTAKVRVDDGGDTIILPGELLELRQIEQVNEAMSITGGAPAQYTPVLLGITKASLNTDSFISAASFQETTRVLTEAAIEGKSDWLRGLKENVIIGRLIPAGSGFNTHDEPMNVRGDMDSSLRSNAVYGYGGDFESYRLGEDINASPDETPRRSYKNLSDDENVILDDKTARAYTGLDPSAIEPEG, encoded by the coding sequence ATGAAATTTTATAATCACATCGTTGATAAAGGTCGTCTGAAAAAATTGATGACTTTGTCTTATACCGAATATGGCTCGGCTCGCAGTGCGACCATGGCTGATTTACTTAAGGAAATGGGCTTTCGCTATGCTACGGTAGCGGGGGTTTCCATTAGCGTCGATGATTTAAAAGTACCACCAATTAAAGCTGAGTTGCTGGAAGCAGCAGAAGTGGAAATTAGGGAAACTGAGGATCGATATGCTCGTGGTGAAATCACCGAAGTAGAACGTTTCCAAAAAGTAATTGATACCTGGAATAGCACTTCGGAAAACCTAAAAGATGAAGTAGTAACCAATTTTCGTGCTACTGATCCTCTAAATTCTGTTTATATGATGGCTTTTAGTGGTGCGAGGGGTAATTTGTCTCAGGTACGTCAGCTAGTAGGTATGCGTGGTTTGATGGCCGATCCGCAAGGGGAAATTATTGACCTCCCAATTAAAACTAATTTCCGTGAGGGATTAACTGTCACTGAATACATTATCTCGTCTTATGGTGCGCGAAAAGGTCTGGTAGATACAGCTTTGCGTACAGCTGACTCTGGTTATCTAACTCGTCGTTTAGTAGACGTTTCCCAAGACGTGATTGTGCGAGAAGTAGACTGTGGTACCCAGCGAGGTATCACTTTAAGTGCTATGAAAGACGGCGATCGCACTTTGATTCCTCTATCAGACCGTCTTTTAGGTAGAGTTTTAGGTGAAGATGTCGTAGACAAAAAAACTAAAGAAGTAATTGCTCCTCGTAACCAGCACATCAATCGTGAATTAGCCAAAGAATTAGGCGATCGCGTAGATACAGTCATGGTGCGTTCTCCTCTAACTTGCGAAGCAGCTCGTTCCGTCTGTCAAAATTGCTACGGTTGGAGTCTTGCCCACGGACACATGGTAGATATGGGAGAAGCAGTGGGGATTATTGCTGCTCAGTCTATTGGAGAACCAGGTACTCAGCTCACTATGCGTACCTTCCATACTGGTGGTGTATTTACAGGAGAAGTAGCTCGGCAAATCAGAGCTAAGGCAGATGGTAAGGTTAAGTTCGGTACAGGTTTAACCACCCGTCAAATTCGGACTCGTCACGGAGACGTACGAGAACAGGTAGAAACCGTGGGAGATATCCAATTAATCCCCAATAAAGGTAAAACCGTTAGCACTGCTTTAACAGCAGGTTCATTGGTATACGTCAAAGATGGAGAAGAAGTTAAAAAAGGACAACTGCTAGTAGAAGTCGCCAAAGTTAAGGTTCAAAAATCAACTGAAAAGGCAGCTAAGGACGTAACTTCTGACTTAGCAGGAGAAGTTGTCTTTGCCGATCTCATACCTGAGGATAAAAAAGACCGCCAGGGTAATACTACTCGCATAGCTCAAAGAGCTGGATTACTGTGGATTTTATCAGGGGAAGTATACAATTTACTTCCTGGTGCAGAAGCCAGCGTGAAAAATGGCGACAAAGTTAACCCAGGAGATATATTAGCGCAAACTAGACTAACAGCCGCCAATGGTGGTGTTGTGAGAATGTCACCCGATAGCAGGGAGATTGAGATTGTTACCGCTTCGGTATCTCTTGACCAAGCCAAAGTTAGAATTGAAAGTGATGGTGGTCGCGAACAATATATTATTTATACTGCCGATAATCGTAAGTTCTTGCTTAAAGCTACCCCTGGCACAAAAGTCCAAAACAATCAAATTGTTGCGGAGTTAATCGATGATCGCTATCGCACAGAAACGGGCGGAATTATTAAATATGGCGGTCTGACCATTGGTAAAGGTAATCGTAAACAAGGTTATGAAATTGAGAAAGGCGGTTCTTTGCTGTGGATTCCTGAAGAAAGCCATGAAGTCAATAAAGATATATCACTTTTGATCGTTGAAGATGGAGAGTATGTAGAGGCCGGTGCTGAGGTTGTTAAAGACGTATTCTGTCAATCTTCGGGGATTGCCGAAGTAGTCCAAAAGAATGACATTCTACGGGAAATTATTATTAAACCAGGAGAAATTCACCAACTAGATGATCCTAAGAGTGATTGGCATGAACAGCTAATTCAACCAGGAACAGAAGTTCTGCCTGGAGTAACAGTAGAAGAACTGAGATACGGAGAGGTAGTAGAAACTACTGAAGGACCAGCTCTGATCTTACGACCAGTCAAAGAGTTTGAAGTGGCAGACGAACCTTCAATTCCTTCTCAAGCTTCGATTAATCAAGATGATGGTCGTCAAATTGAATTACGCTCTGTACAGAGAATATTTTATAAAGATGGAGAGCGAGTTAAATCTGTCAGTAGTCTATCTCTGCTAAGTACTCAATTAGTCTTAGAAATCGATACTACCGAAGAATCAGATGTAATTGCTAATCTAAGTGCTGACATCGAATTACAACCAGATGACGATGACTCTGATACTAAAAGATTGCAGATGGTAATTTTGGAATCTTTGGTATTAAGAAGGGATACCGATGTCGATCCTCATAGTGGACAGATTCAAACTAGAGTTTTGGTAAAAGATGGTCAGGAAATTACCAAAGGTGCAACTATTGCTCGTACTGAAATTCAATGTAAATCTTCTGGAGAAGTACAGGGGATTCAAGAAGGTTCTGAAGCTATTCGTCGTATCCTAGTAGTGCGTGATAGCGATCTGATTACTCATGAGTTGGATGTTGCCCAAAATGATTGCAACTGTAAAGAAGGAGATTTGCTTGTATCTGGTAGTGAAATTGCTCCAGGAGTCAGGACAGAACAATCAGGACGGGTTGTTGAGATAACCGAAAAAGCCGAAGGCAAAACCAGGATAATTCTGCGTCATACAAGACCTTACCGTGTATCTCAAGGGGCAGTACTGCATATCGATCATGGTGACTTAGTACAGCGTGGTGACAATTTGGTTCTACTAGTATTTGAACGTTCTAAAACAGGGGATATTATTCAAGGTTTACCACGTATTGAAGAACTGTTGGAAGCTCGTAAACCCAAGGAAGCTTGTGTTCTCAGTCGCAGCTCTGGAGTTTGTCAAGTCGTCTACGAAGAAAACGAGACTGTAGATATCAAAATTATTGAAGACGATGGAGTAGTTAGCGACTATCCCATTAAACCAGGGCAAAATGCCATCGTTAGTGATGGACAGGTCGTAGAAGCAGGAGAACCACTAACCGATGGACCTGCTAATCCTCATGAGATTTTGGAGACCTACTTTAATTATCACTTACCTGAAAAAGGATGTTATGAAGCATCTCTAATTGGCTTACAAAAAGCCCAGTTATTCTTAGTTCGCCAGGTACAGTCTGTTTACCAAAGTCAGGGAATTGATATCTCTGATAAGCACATTGAAGTAATCGTCAGACAAATGACTGCTAAAGTTAGAGTTGATGATGGGGGGGATACTATCATTCTGCCGGGAGAACTGTTGGAGTTACGTCAAATTGAACAGGTTAACGAAGCTATGTCTATTACTGGAGGTGCTCCGGCTCAATATACTCCTGTACTGTTAGGAATTACTAAGGCATCCTTGAATACCGATAGCTTTATTTCAGCGGCTTCCTTCCAGGAAACTACTAGAGTTTTAACTGAGGCAGCAATTGAAGGTAAATCGGACTGGCTGAGAGGACTCAAAGAAAATGTCATTATTGGTCGTCTGATTCCTGCCGGTAGTGGTTTTAATACCCATGATGAACCAATGAACGTCCGTGGTGATATGGATTCTTCTCTACGAAGTAATGCAGTATATGGCTATGGTGGCGATTTTGAATCTTATCGCTTGGGAGAAGACATTAACGCTAGCCCAGATGAAACTCCCCGCCGTTCTTATAAAAATCTGAGTGACGACGAAAATGTCATTTTAGATGATAAGACAGCAAGAGCTTATACGGGTCTAGATCCTTCGGCAATTGAGCCAGAAGGTTAA
- a CDS encoding DNA-directed RNA polymerase subunit gamma: protein MRNQIEQRFDYVKIGIASPERIRQWGERTLPNGQLVGEVTKPETINYRTLKPEMDGLFCERIFGPAKDWECHCGKYKRVRHRGIVCERCGVEVTESRVRRHRMGYIKLAAPVTHVWYLKGIPSYLSILLDMPLRDVEQVVYFNAYVVLDPGNAGNLSAKQLLTEDQWIEIEDQLYSEDSELVGVEVGIGAEAVQRLLEEVNLEEEAEKLREQINDAKGQKRAKLIKRLRVIDNFVATGSRPEWMVVTAIPVIPPDLRPMVQLDGGRFATSDLNDLYRRVINRNNRLARLQEILAPEIIVRNEKRMLQEAVDALIDNGRRGRTVVGANNRPLKSLSDIIEGKQGRFRQNLLGKRVDYSGRSVIVVGPKLKIYQCGLPREMAIELFQPFVIHRLINSGMVNNIKAAKKLIQRNDPSVYEVLKEVIAGHPVMLNRAPTLHRLGIQAFEPILVEGRAIQLHPLVCPAFNADFDGDQMAVHVPLSLEAQAEARLLMLACHNILSPATGRPIVAPSQDMVLGCYYLTAENPQATKGQGRRFGNLDDAIKAYEQGQVDIHAYVWLRYEGEVETDKPDNEVLESETLVDGSKIEYYRQRFVRKSPEGEQIAQYIETTIGRIIYNKTVQNALTATV from the coding sequence ATGAGAAACCAAATAGAACAGCGATTTGATTACGTAAAAATTGGTATTGCCTCTCCAGAGCGAATTCGTCAATGGGGAGAAAGAACTCTGCCTAACGGTCAATTAGTTGGCGAGGTAACTAAACCAGAAACGATTAACTACCGTACTCTCAAACCTGAAATGGACGGGTTATTTTGTGAGCGCATTTTTGGTCCAGCCAAGGACTGGGAATGTCATTGCGGTAAATACAAACGCGTACGCCATCGCGGAATTGTCTGTGAGCGTTGTGGAGTGGAAGTTACAGAGTCACGGGTACGCCGTCATCGTATGGGCTATATTAAGCTCGCAGCACCTGTGACTCATGTTTGGTATCTCAAGGGTATTCCTAGCTATTTGAGTATCTTACTTGATATGCCGTTACGAGATGTAGAACAGGTAGTTTATTTTAACGCGTATGTAGTTCTCGATCCTGGCAATGCAGGCAATTTATCTGCCAAACAGTTGTTGACTGAAGATCAGTGGATTGAAATTGAAGACCAGCTTTATAGCGAAGACTCTGAATTAGTCGGGGTTGAAGTAGGTATTGGTGCTGAAGCGGTTCAACGGCTTTTAGAAGAAGTTAATTTAGAAGAAGAAGCCGAGAAACTACGTGAGCAAATTAACGATGCTAAAGGACAGAAAAGAGCTAAGTTAATTAAACGTCTGCGGGTAATTGATAACTTTGTGGCGACAGGTTCTCGTCCAGAGTGGATGGTAGTTACGGCTATTCCCGTAATTCCTCCCGATCTACGTCCGATGGTACAGCTAGATGGTGGTCGTTTTGCTACTTCTGACCTGAACGATCTTTATCGACGAGTAATTAACCGCAACAATCGTTTAGCTAGACTGCAAGAGATTTTAGCTCCAGAAATTATTGTCCGTAATGAAAAACGGATGCTACAAGAGGCTGTAGATGCTCTGATCGATAATGGTCGTCGCGGTCGGACAGTTGTTGGTGCCAACAATCGTCCTCTTAAATCTCTCTCAGACATTATTGAGGGTAAGCAAGGACGTTTTCGCCAAAACTTATTGGGTAAACGGGTTGATTATTCAGGACGTTCTGTAATTGTGGTTGGTCCTAAACTGAAGATTTATCAGTGTGGCTTGCCTAGGGAAATGGCGATCGAGTTGTTTCAACCCTTTGTGATCCATCGTTTAATCAATAGCGGTATGGTCAATAATATCAAAGCCGCCAAAAAACTAATTCAGCGCAACGACCCCAGTGTCTACGAGGTACTTAAAGAAGTAATTGCTGGACATCCAGTAATGTTAAACCGGGCTCCTACCTTGCACCGTTTAGGTATTCAAGCATTTGAGCCAATTTTAGTCGAAGGTAGGGCAATTCAACTGCATCCCTTAGTTTGTCCGGCATTTAATGCTGACTTTGATGGTGACCAGATGGCGGTACATGTTCCCTTGTCACTAGAAGCCCAAGCTGAGGCTAGATTGCTAATGCTAGCTTGTCATAATATTCTCTCTCCCGCCACGGGAAGACCAATTGTCGCACCCTCTCAAGATATGGTTTTAGGTTGCTATTATCTGACTGCCGAAAATCCTCAGGCAACTAAAGGACAAGGTCGTCGTTTTGGCAACCTGGATGACGCCATCAAAGCTTATGAGCAGGGACAAGTGGATATTCATGCCTATGTCTGGCTACGTTATGAGGGAGAAGTAGAAACAGATAAACCCGACAATGAGGTTTTGGAATCAGAAACTTTGGTTGATGGTAGCAAGATTGAGTATTATCGCCAAAGATTTGTGAGAAAGTCCCCTGAAGGAGAACAAATTGCCCAGTATATAGAGACTACTATCGGTCGAATTATTTATAACAAGACCGTACAAAATGCTTTAACAGCAACGGTATAA
- the rpoB gene encoding DNA-directed RNA polymerase subunit beta has protein sequence MTNLTYNLLPDLIEIQRSSFRWFLEEGLIEELNSFSPITDYTGKFELHFLGENYRLKEPKYSMEEAKRRDSTYNVQVYVPTRLIDKESGEIKEMEVFVGDLPLMTDRGTFIINGAERVIVNQIVRSPGVYYKAETDKNGRRTYSASLIPNRGAWLKFETDKNGLVWVRIDKTRKLSAQVLLKAIGLSDNEIMDGIRHPDFYQKTLDKEGNPSEEEALLELYRKLRPGEPPTVSGGQQLLESRFFDSKRYDLGRVGRYKLNKKLRLTVPDTTRVLTTTDILAAVAYLINLEFDGGSTDDIDHLGNRRVRSVGELLQNQVRVGLNRLERIIRERMTVSEANSLTPAALVNPKPLVAAIKEFFGSSQLSQFMDQTNPLAELTHKRRLSALGPGGLTRERAGFAVRDIHPTQYGRICPVETPEGPNAGLIGSLATYARVNPYGFIATPYYPVKNGRVLRDDAPVYLTADEEDDMRVAPGDVATDDDGYILGDTIAIRYRQEFSTCASDEVDYVAISPVQIVSVATSLIPFLEHDDANRALMGSNMQRQAVPLLRPERPLVGTGLEAQAARDSGMVVVSRTHGIVTYVDANVVRVRVEEGNNGLYAPDPGEEITYKLQKYQRSNQDTCLNQRPLVYAGEDVVPGQVLADGSSTEGGELALGQNVLIAYMPWEGYNYEDAILISERLVYDDVYTSIHVEKFEIEARQTKLGPEEITREIPNVGEDALRNLDERGIIHIGAWVEAGEILVGKVTPKGESDQPPEEKLLRAIFGEKARDVRDNSLRVPNGEKGRVVDVRVFTREQGDELPPGANMVVRIYVAQKRKIQVGDKMAGRHGNKGIISRILPIEDMPYLPDGTPIDIALNPLGVPSRMNVGQVFECLLGWAGENLAMRFKMMPFDEMYGKEASRETVHGKIQEAARKPGRSWVYDEQNPGKIQVFDGRTGEPFDRPVTIGKAYMLKLVHLVDDKIHARSTGPYSLVTQQPLGGKAQQGGQRFGEMEVWALEAYGAAYTLQELLTVKSDDMQGRNEALNAIVKGKPIPRPGTPESFKVLMRELQSLGLDIAVHKLEALEDGSSRDVEVDLMADTPRRTPNRPTYESLQREETTEEV, from the coding sequence ATGACTAATCTGACTTATAACCTGCTACCAGACTTAATTGAAATTCAGCGTTCTAGCTTTCGTTGGTTTCTAGAAGAGGGATTAATCGAAGAACTTAATAGTTTTTCCCCAATCACTGATTACACTGGTAAATTTGAGCTACATTTCCTGGGGGAAAACTATCGGCTCAAAGAACCTAAGTATTCTATGGAAGAGGCTAAACGCCGCGATAGCACTTATAACGTTCAAGTTTATGTTCCGACCCGTTTAATCGATAAAGAAAGCGGTGAAATCAAGGAAATGGAGGTGTTTGTCGGGGATTTGCCCTTAATGACCGACCGGGGAACTTTTATTATCAATGGTGCGGAAAGGGTAATTGTCAACCAGATTGTGCGTTCTCCTGGAGTTTACTATAAAGCGGAAACCGATAAAAATGGTCGTCGTACTTATTCTGCGTCGTTAATTCCCAACCGAGGAGCTTGGTTAAAGTTTGAAACTGATAAAAATGGTTTAGTTTGGGTCAGAATCGATAAAACCCGGAAGCTTTCAGCTCAGGTGCTATTAAAGGCGATCGGTTTGAGCGACAATGAGATCATGGATGGAATTCGCCATCCTGACTTTTATCAGAAGACTTTAGACAAAGAGGGGAACCCCAGCGAAGAAGAAGCCTTGTTAGAGCTTTATCGTAAGCTACGTCCTGGAGAACCTCCTACTGTTAGTGGTGGGCAGCAACTATTAGAATCACGCTTCTTCGATTCTAAACGCTATGATTTAGGACGGGTTGGTCGTTATAAACTTAATAAAAAGCTGCGTCTTACGGTTCCCGATACCACCAGAGTACTAACCACTACTGATATTTTGGCAGCAGTAGCCTATCTAATTAACTTAGAATTCGACGGTGGTAGCACCGATGACATCGACCACTTAGGCAATCGCCGAGTACGTTCCGTTGGAGAATTGCTGCAAAACCAAGTGAGGGTCGGTTTAAATCGTCTCGAAAGAATTATTCGTGAACGGATGACAGTCAGCGAGGCTAATAGCTTAACTCCAGCAGCTTTAGTCAATCCTAAACCATTGGTAGCTGCGATCAAAGAATTCTTTGGTTCGTCCCAGTTATCCCAGTTCATGGATCAAACTAATCCCCTAGCCGAATTAACCCATAAACGTCGTCTTTCAGCCCTTGGTCCAGGGGGATTAACTCGAGAAAGAGCGGGTTTTGCTGTTCGAGACATTCATCCTACTCAGTATGGTCGAATTTGTCCGGTGGAAACTCCTGAAGGACCTAACGCTGGATTAATTGGTTCATTAGCTACTTATGCCCGAGTAAATCCCTATGGTTTTATTGCCACGCCTTATTATCCAGTGAAGAATGGTCGTGTATTGCGTGATGATGCGCCTGTGTACCTCACTGCTGATGAAGAAGACGACATGAGAGTGGCACCAGGAGATGTGGCTACAGATGATGATGGCTATATTCTGGGAGATACGATCGCCATTCGTTACCGTCAAGAATTTTCCACCTGTGCTTCAGATGAAGTTGATTATGTAGCTATTTCTCCGGTGCAGATTGTCTCAGTAGCTACTAGTTTGATTCCCTTCTTGGAGCATGATGATGCCAACCGCGCCCTAATGGGTTCCAATATGCAGCGTCAAGCTGTACCTCTCTTGAGACCAGAGCGTCCTTTAGTTGGTACTGGCTTAGAAGCTCAAGCTGCTCGAGATTCTGGGATGGTTGTGGTGTCACGAACTCACGGAATTGTGACTTATGTTGACGCTAATGTTGTTAGGGTCAGAGTAGAAGAGGGGAACAATGGATTGTATGCCCCCGACCCTGGGGAGGAAATCACATATAAATTACAGAAATACCAGCGTTCTAATCAAGATACTTGTTTAAATCAGCGACCTTTGGTTTATGCAGGAGAAGATGTTGTCCCAGGACAGGTCTTGGCAGACGGCTCCTCTACTGAAGGTGGAGAACTAGCCTTAGGACAGAATGTTTTAATCGCCTATATGCCCTGGGAAGGTTACAACTATGAAGATGCCATCTTAATCAGCGAACGTCTAGTTTATGATGATGTTTACACTAGTATTCACGTCGAAAAATTTGAAATTGAAGCTCGACAAACCAAATTAGGACCAGAGGAAATCACCAGAGAAATTCCTAATGTTGGGGAAGATGCTTTGCGCAACCTAGACGAACGGGGCATTATTCATATTGGTGCTTGGGTAGAAGCGGGAGAAATCCTAGTTGGTAAAGTGACTCCCAAAGGAGAATCCGATCAGCCTCCAGAAGAAAAGCTCTTGAGAGCAATCTTTGGCGAAAAAGCTAGGGATGTTCGTGATAATTCCCTACGAGTTCCTAATGGAGAGAAAGGTAGGGTAGTAGATGTTCGTGTCTTTACCAGAGAACAGGGTGACGAGCTGCCCCCTGGAGCAAACATGGTAGTCAGAATCTACGTGGCTCAAAAACGTAAGATTCAAGTAGGGGATAAAATGGCAGGTCGTCATGGCAACAAAGGAATTATTTCCCGTATTTTGCCGATTGAAGATATGCCCTATCTTCCTGATGGTACGCCGATTGATATCGCCCTCAATCCCTTGGGTGTTCCTTCGCGGATGAATGTGGGACAGGTGTTTGAGTGTCTCTTGGGCTGGGCTGGGGAAAACTTGGCAATGCGTTTCAAAATGATGCCTTTTGATGAGATGTATGGCAAAGAAGCATCTCGAGAAACTGTACATGGCAAAATTCAGGAAGCTGCTCGTAAACCAGGTAGATCTTGGGTATATGATGAGCAAAACCCCGGAAAAATCCAAGTCTTTGACGGACGCACAGGAGAACCATTTGATCGTCCTGTAACCATAGGTAAGGCTTATATGCTTAAGCTGGTTCATCTGGTAGACGACAAGATTCACGCTCGTTCTACTGGTCCTTACTCTCTAGTTACTCAACAGCCTTTAGGCGGTAAAGCACAACAGGGGGGACAACGCTTTGGAGAAATGGAGGTATGGGCATTAGAAGCCTATGGTGCAGCCTATACTCTACAAGAGTTATTGACGGTTAAATCTGACGATATGCAGGGACGAAACGAGGCGCTAAACGCCATTGTTAAAGGGAAACCGATTCCTCGCCCTGGTACCCCAGAATCCTTCAAAGTATTGATGCGAGAATTGCAGTCTTTAGGGTTAGATATCGCGGTTCATAAATTGGAGGCGTTAGAGGATGGTAGCAGTCGTGATGTTGAAGTGGATTTAATGGCAGATACTCCTCGTCGTACTCCTAATCGTCCTACTTATGAATCTTTACAGCGAGAAGAAACCACCGAAGAAGTATAG
- a CDS encoding TatD family hydrolase has product MQLIDTHVHINFDVFQGNLSSLKQRWQEAGVVHLVHSCVEPKEFQGIQSLADRFPELSFAVGLHPLDADKWQDSTAKEIKSLAASDVRVVAIGETGLDYYKADNQKIQIVALQEQLRIAKELDKPVIIHCREAAASLKELLTDFWQTEGAVPGVMHCWGGNKEETGWFLDLGFYISYSGIVTFKNAKQVQTAAKMVPSDRLLIETDCPFLAPVPRRGKTNEPSYVLHVAEHVAQLRQVSLESIAEQTTENACRLFNIQLKS; this is encoded by the coding sequence ATGCAGTTAATAGATACCCATGTTCACATCAATTTCGATGTTTTTCAAGGGAATTTAAGCTCGTTAAAGCAGCGTTGGCAGGAAGCAGGTGTAGTCCACTTGGTACATTCTTGTGTAGAACCTAAAGAGTTTCAGGGAATACAGTCCTTAGCGGATCGTTTCCCTGAATTGTCTTTTGCGGTTGGGTTACATCCCTTAGATGCCGATAAGTGGCAAGATAGCACCGCAAAGGAAATAAAGTCCCTAGCGGCTTCAGATGTCCGTGTAGTGGCTATTGGTGAAACAGGTTTAGATTACTATAAAGCCGATAACCAGAAAATACAGATTGTCGCTTTACAAGAGCAGTTGAGAATAGCCAAAGAACTCGACAAGCCGGTCATTATTCACTGTCGCGAGGCGGCAGCTAGTTTAAAGGAATTATTGACTGACTTTTGGCAAACTGAAGGAGCAGTTCCAGGGGTTATGCACTGCTGGGGAGGAAATAAAGAAGAAACTGGGTGGTTTCTCGATCTAGGTTTCTATATCAGCTATAGCGGTATTGTTACTTTTAAAAACGCCAAGCAAGTGCAAACAGCAGCTAAAATGGTGCCCAGCGATCGCCTACTAATTGAGACAGACTGTCCTTTTTTGGCTCCTGTTCCTCGCCGAGGTAAAACTAATGAACCTTCTTATGTATTGCACGTAGCTGAACATGTTGCTCAACTACGCCAAGTCTCCTTGGAGAGTATAGCTGAGCAGACTACGGAGAACGCTTGTCGTTTATTTAACATTCAGCTAAAGAGTTAG
- the rpsT gene encoding 30S ribosomal protein S20: protein MANSKSAIKRIRTAERNRLRNKTYKSALRTLTKKYFGAVETYTAEPTPENLETVKQAMSAAYSKIDKAVKRNVLHKNNGARKKARIARILKNATAS, encoded by the coding sequence GTGGCTAATTCCAAATCGGCAATCAAACGTATCAGAACAGCAGAGCGCAATCGTCTGCGTAATAAAACGTACAAATCTGCCCTCAGAACGCTTACTAAAAAATATTTTGGTGCGGTAGAAACATATACAGCCGAACCCACTCCAGAAAATCTAGAAACTGTTAAGCAAGCTATGTCGGCAGCTTACAGTAAAATAGACAAAGCAGTTAAGCGCAATGTCTTGCATAAAAACAATGGAGCCAGGAAAAAAGCCCGCATAGCTAGAATATTGAAAAATGCGACAGCTTCTTAA